The Oryzias latipes chromosome 16, ASM223467v1 genome includes a region encoding these proteins:
- the LOC105357484 gene encoding apoptosis-associated speck-like protein containing a CARD, with protein MAAGNNQEKAAADLMVDTQDKPAIVVAKEVIPAYRHRDPLNNIHSKDFVQKYRMQLIRKVADPDPLFDLLLHKKVLSDHSYSEIKALPTDEKKMSKLLMGPYLEAKPACDIVYDFLKKEQPYLVFDLLQK; from the exons ATGGCTGCTGGAAACAATCAGGAGAAAG CCGCCGCTGATCTCATGGTTGATACCCAAGATAAACCAG CAATAGTGGTAGCTAAAGAAGTCATCCCAGCAT acagacacagagacCCATTAAACAACATCCACT caaaAGATTTTGTGCAAAAGTACAGGATGCAGTTGATTAGGAAAGTGGCCGACCCTGATCCTCTGTTTGATCTCCTCCTCCATAAGAAAGTTCTCAGTGATCATTCCTATTCTGAAATCAAAGCTCTGCCTACTGATGAAAAGAAGATGAGTAAACTGCTGATGGGACCGTACCTGGAGGCCAAACCAGCCTGTGACATCGTCTACGATTTCCTGAAAAAGGAACAGCCGTATCTCGTCTTTGatcttttgcaaaaataa